In one Heptranchias perlo isolate sHepPer1 chromosome 25, sHepPer1.hap1, whole genome shotgun sequence genomic region, the following are encoded:
- the LOC137342210 gene encoding rab5 GDP/GTP exchange factor-like isoform X4, with protein sequence MLITFSKFQEKKSSEKGRRVSTVRKLFSSKMAPRQELQELPTMSPQVPSGDFTDFLKSLGKPSVQIIQKRCARLIEHLQARQDLAVQAQSNLVQDFYQNMATCSNGFSSEYRDRMMDNIEKFIMTRLYKTVFCPDSSDDEHKDLVMQQRIRALHWVTPEMLRVPLDEDRSEVTEHLVSSITAIIEMDSKRAPQDKLACISRCSRHIFSAIQISSEEPAAADDFLSSLIRVVLKVNPPRLHSNIQYIIRFCHPKRLMTGEAGYYFTNLCCAVTFIEKLNGPSLNLSHEEFDQYMQGRKVLTRKIPSSLLHSASPAIRQMHRNLQLLSELRERQDRIISEAKTLEKELREWTHSVKEEVEETIRKFPFCNTLNAE encoded by the exons ATGCTGATCACCTTTTCAAAGTTTCAGGAGAAGAAGAGCAGTGAGAAGGGCCGAAGAGTGAGCACAGTGAGGAAACTGTTTAGCTCGAAAATGGCACCGAGACAAG AGCTCCAGGAACTACCAACCATGAGCCCACAGGTGCCATCTGGGGACTTTACTGACTTTCTGAAATCGCTGGGGAAACCGTCCGTTCAGATCATCCAGAAACGCTGCGCCCGATTAATCGAGCACCTGCAGGCGAGACAG GATCTGGCTGTGCAGGCACAGTCCAACCTAGTGCAGGACTTTTACCAGAACATGGCCACGTGCTCTAATG GTTTCTCGTCTGAGTACAGGGACAGgatgatggataatattgagaAATTCATCATGACCCGACTGTATAAGACTGTGTTCTGCCCAGATAGCTCGGATGATGAGCACAAGGATTTAGTGATGCAGCAGCGAATACG CGCCCTCCACTGGGTGACGCCTGAAATGCTCCGGGTCCCCCTTGATGAGGACAGGTCGGAGGTCACGGAACACCTTGTATCTTCTATCACAG CTATCATTGAGATGGACTCCAAGCGGGCTCCACAGGATAAGCTCGCCTGTATCTCCAGGTGCAGCCGGCACATTTTCTCCGCGATTCAGATCTCCAGTGAAGAGCCAGCAGCGGCAGACGACTTTCTGTCCAGTTTGATTCGTGTAGTGCTGAAGGTGAACCCTCCACGGCTGCATTCGAACATCCAGTACATCATCCGCTTCTGCCACCCTAAGCGACTGATGACTGGCGAGGCGGGTTACTACTTTACCAATCTG TGCTGCGCTGTCACCTTTATCGAGAAGTTGAATGGCCCCTCTCTCAATCTGTCTCACGAGGAGTTTGACCAGTACATGCAAGGTCGCAAGGTGCTGACCAGAAAGATTCCGAGCTCCCTCCTCCACAGTGCAAGTCCTGCGATCCGGCAGATGCACCGGAATCtgcagctcctctctgaactgCGGGAGAGGCAGGACCGTATTATTAGTGAGGCGAAGACGTTGGAAAAGGAGCTTCGGGAATGGACGCATTCTGTTAAGGAGGAGGTCGAGGAGACCATCAGAAAATTTCCGTTCTGTAACACTTTGAATGCGGAATGA